A genomic window from Planctomycetia bacterium includes:
- a CDS encoding prolyl oligopeptidase family serine peptidase produces MMSFINSAFRLMVSRPLFATSALTMCLALIATDHPSAQAKEPQRWTSEIMMSVKRIGSVQVSPDGKRVAYAVRDAIMEGDISEFRTHIHLANADGTDRLQLTRGDHSCDDPQWSPAGDRLAFVSTRKGKKNLWLIRPDGGEAEPLTKMKGDVGSFKWSPDGRSLAFTATDAPSEEEEKRKRTKDDAVVVDERIKQSRLYVVAVHSTSKSQARPKALSPADRSVVSEANRSGRAGFDWSPDGRTIVFAHARSPRPDDWTSADLSTVDVASGTVKKLASSAAAEGSPIYSPLGTAIAFTVSDEPATWAGARRVHVVSSSGGSSQELADTHDGFGRYSELIGWSAEGKKIYFSELRGTSLELSTLPLAGPPKVVGHQDGMSLGGFHLNARRTHVGFGWETLDRPAEAYCSTIEHFKPVKVSEVQPELPSTAQTGRTEIVSWKSSDGFDVDGLLTYPRDYRKGTRYPLLLVVHGGPMGAFTQSYDGSPTQYPVALFAERGYAVLRPNPRGSSGYGKKFRYANYGDWGGGDYRDLMSGVDHCIELGIADRDRLGVMGWSYGGYMT; encoded by the coding sequence TTGATGAGCTTCATTAACTCCGCCTTTCGGCTGATGGTTTCAAGACCGTTATTTGCGACGTCGGCATTGACGATGTGCTTGGCTTTGATCGCAACGGACCATCCGAGCGCACAAGCGAAGGAGCCGCAGCGCTGGACTTCGGAAATTATGATGTCGGTGAAACGGATCGGCAGCGTGCAAGTCTCGCCCGACGGAAAGCGCGTCGCGTATGCCGTTCGTGATGCGATCATGGAGGGAGACATCAGTGAGTTTCGCACTCATATCCATCTTGCGAACGCCGACGGCACCGACCGACTGCAACTGACTCGCGGCGATCACTCGTGCGACGATCCGCAATGGTCTCCCGCCGGCGATCGGCTGGCATTTGTTTCCACTCGCAAAGGTAAGAAAAATCTCTGGCTGATCCGACCCGACGGCGGCGAAGCGGAACCCCTGACGAAGATGAAGGGCGATGTCGGTAGCTTCAAATGGTCGCCCGACGGTCGTTCGCTCGCTTTCACCGCGACAGATGCTCCGAGCGAAGAGGAGGAGAAGCGGAAGCGAACGAAGGACGACGCCGTAGTCGTCGACGAGCGAATCAAGCAGAGTCGGCTTTACGTGGTGGCGGTCCACTCGACCTCGAAGTCTCAAGCTCGCCCCAAAGCTTTGAGCCCGGCCGATCGTAGCGTCGTAAGTGAAGCGAATCGTTCGGGCCGAGCCGGCTTCGACTGGTCGCCCGATGGTCGAACGATCGTTTTCGCTCACGCCCGCTCGCCACGTCCCGACGACTGGACGAGCGCCGATCTTTCCACCGTCGACGTCGCCTCCGGCACTGTGAAAAAATTGGCGAGCAGCGCGGCCGCGGAAGGGTCGCCGATATACTCTCCTCTCGGAACGGCCATCGCGTTTACGGTCAGCGATGAACCGGCGACTTGGGCAGGCGCGCGACGCGTGCATGTCGTTTCAAGCTCCGGCGGATCATCGCAAGAACTCGCCGACACTCACGACGGATTCGGTCGCTATTCGGAGCTGATCGGCTGGTCGGCCGAAGGAAAGAAAATTTACTTTTCGGAGCTACGTGGAACGAGCCTGGAACTCAGCACGCTGCCTCTCGCAGGACCGCCGAAAGTCGTCGGACATCAGGACGGGATGTCGCTCGGAGGCTTTCATCTGAATGCTCGGCGCACGCATGTTGGATTCGGTTGGGAGACGCTCGATCGACCTGCCGAGGCCTATTGCTCGACGATCGAGCACTTCAAGCCGGTTAAGGTCAGTGAAGTCCAGCCGGAGTTGCCCTCGACGGCGCAGACAGGTCGAACGGAAATCGTCAGTTGGAAGTCGAGCGATGGTTTCGACGTCGACGGGCTCCTGACGTATCCACGCGACTATCGCAAAGGGACGCGTTATCCGTTGTTACTCGTCGTGCATGGGGGACCGATGGGCGCGTTTACGCAAAGCTACGACGGTTCGCCCACGCAGTATCCGGTCGCCTTGTTCGCCGAACGAGGTTACGCCGTCTTGCGTCCGAATCCGCGCGGCAGCAGCGGCTACGGCAAGAAGTTTCGCTACGCCAATTACGGCGACTGGGGCGGCGGAGACTATCGCGATCTTATGAGCGGCGTCGATCATTGCATCGAGCTTGGCATCGCCGATCGCGATCGGCTTGGAGTCATGGGCTGGAGCTACGGCGGCTACATGACC
- a CDS encoding zinc carboxypeptidase has translation MNLRRRFVLIIAAILVFACRAADAAEPLVVEADFEGGSVRTIEIDDVARRIDFMPGGSPERGWPCWWFFRVKGITPGESISLRLRASSTTVDRPGAPLSKPLSPVWAQVDRATYSTDGETWHRTEKGVRQGEWMVYILRPEASSIFVAWGPPYTPSMAVKFVAKQAGAGRGATAKELCRSRENRIVPLLHVMEGDLPKQRRFGVWIQARQHAWESGSSWVAQGFGEWLMSDAADASWLRRNAEIFIVPIMDVDNAATGNGGKDAVPQDHNRDWSEKPNWNEVLAAQRMIGNLTATGRMDLFLDLHNPGPTDPTFFFTLPDDLLTAQRIESRDRFIATACSRLAVLKPKFAVNDKPKAAGSKYTEKWREMSANWVALHGNSRTVSLCLETSWHHPSGTAEVYRAVGAEVAAAVREYLYERREREKN, from the coding sequence ATGAACCTGCGACGACGATTCGTCTTGATCATCGCGGCGATTTTAGTTTTCGCGTGCCGCGCGGCGGACGCGGCCGAGCCCTTGGTCGTCGAGGCCGACTTCGAGGGGGGCTCGGTGCGCACGATCGAAATCGACGACGTCGCACGGCGCATCGACTTCATGCCGGGCGGGAGTCCTGAGCGGGGTTGGCCATGTTGGTGGTTCTTTCGCGTGAAAGGAATCACGCCCGGCGAATCGATCTCGCTCCGCTTGCGAGCGTCTTCGACGACGGTCGATAGGCCCGGTGCTCCGCTCTCGAAGCCGTTGTCGCCAGTGTGGGCACAAGTGGATCGGGCGACGTACTCGACCGACGGGGAGACATGGCATCGCACCGAGAAGGGAGTCAGGCAAGGTGAATGGATGGTCTACATCCTGAGGCCTGAGGCGAGTTCGATCTTCGTCGCTTGGGGACCGCCGTACACGCCGAGCATGGCCGTGAAGTTCGTCGCTAAGCAAGCCGGCGCAGGTCGCGGTGCGACGGCCAAGGAATTGTGTCGGTCGCGAGAAAACCGAATCGTGCCGCTGTTGCATGTCATGGAGGGAGACTTACCCAAGCAACGGAGATTCGGCGTTTGGATTCAAGCTCGGCAGCACGCCTGGGAATCCGGTTCGAGTTGGGTCGCCCAAGGCTTCGGCGAATGGTTGATGAGCGATGCCGCCGATGCCTCGTGGCTCCGCCGGAATGCGGAAATCTTCATCGTGCCGATCATGGACGTGGATAATGCGGCGACCGGAAACGGCGGCAAAGACGCGGTGCCCCAAGATCACAATCGAGACTGGTCGGAAAAGCCGAACTGGAACGAAGTGCTTGCGGCTCAACGAATGATCGGCAACCTAACGGCCACCGGCCGCATGGACTTGTTTCTCGACTTACACAACCCGGGTCCGACCGATCCGACATTCTTCTTCACGCTGCCCGACGATTTACTGACCGCGCAGAGGATCGAGTCGAGAGACCGATTCATTGCGACGGCGTGTTCGAGACTCGCCGTGCTGAAACCGAAGTTTGCCGTCAACGACAAGCCGAAGGCCGCCGGAAGCAAGTACACGGAGAAGTGGCGCGAGATGAGCGCCAATTGGGTGGCGCTGCACGGAAACTCACGGACCGTCAGCTTGTGTCTGGAAACGAGTTGGCATCATCCGAGCGGAACGGCCGAAGTCTACCGTGCCGTGGGAGCCGAGGTCGCCGCAGCGGTGCGAGAATATCTGTACGAGCGTCGGGAACGAGAAAAGAACTGA
- a CDS encoding dipeptidase — translation MSINRRRFMAASFAAAAAWHAGARFRTWAAPPTSENDVVRKSRQAALAILSPSDRDVRHGLEIHAASLVVDSYGFAPRASLDGAAFRETMLAGASDSELVDLREDMNMIRAVHDEIERREFLDAFHESGVTCIFQNCGEEGNDPLRLLKRLSRFTFLTDSLAPVCSKAISPEAVSAAKKAGHVCLAFTTNGVPLTQAFESTRDELRYVKLFRQLGVQMMHLTYNRRNPLGDGSGEAVDGGLSDFGRIAIAELNRLGIIVDTAHSGWRTSLEAAKASKRPVVASHTACAALQRHYRGKPDETIKAICDTGGLIGMCCIPKFLGGKGDIAALLDHLDYAIKKFGPDHVAIGTDVAYTSRNEKAERDKIGKRADGRAPNLTGPRWEHLWPAFEFRESAEGSLSLAWTNWPLFTVGLVQRGHSDDVIRKVLGENMLRVWRANRADAAPH, via the coding sequence ATGTCGATCAATCGCCGTCGTTTCATGGCCGCTTCGTTCGCCGCCGCCGCGGCCTGGCACGCCGGTGCTCGTTTTCGAACGTGGGCCGCTCCACCGACGAGTGAGAACGACGTGGTTCGGAAAAGCCGACAGGCGGCTTTGGCGATTCTTTCGCCAAGCGATCGCGACGTGCGACACGGCTTGGAGATCCACGCCGCTTCGCTGGTTGTCGACAGTTACGGGTTCGCTCCGCGGGCGTCGCTCGATGGGGCCGCATTTCGCGAAACGATGCTCGCGGGGGCATCCGATTCGGAGCTTGTCGATCTGCGCGAAGACATGAACATGATTCGCGCCGTTCATGACGAGATCGAACGCCGCGAGTTTCTCGACGCGTTTCACGAGTCCGGGGTGACGTGCATCTTTCAGAATTGCGGCGAAGAGGGAAATGATCCGCTGCGATTGTTGAAGCGCCTGTCGCGATTCACGTTTCTAACCGACAGTCTCGCACCCGTCTGCTCGAAAGCGATTTCGCCCGAAGCGGTGTCGGCGGCGAAGAAGGCGGGGCATGTTTGCTTGGCTTTCACGACCAACGGCGTGCCGCTTACCCAAGCATTCGAGAGCACGCGCGACGAGTTGCGCTACGTGAAGTTGTTTCGACAACTCGGCGTGCAGATGATGCATCTGACTTACAACCGCCGTAATCCGCTCGGAGACGGCAGCGGCGAAGCCGTCGACGGCGGCTTGAGCGATTTCGGGCGGATCGCGATCGCGGAACTCAATCGGCTCGGGATCATCGTCGACACCGCCCATAGCGGCTGGCGCACAAGCCTCGAGGCGGCCAAGGCGTCGAAGCGACCGGTCGTGGCCAGTCACACGGCCTGCGCCGCCTTACAACGCCACTATCGCGGCAAGCCCGACGAAACCATTAAAGCCATCTGCGATACCGGCGGGCTGATCGGGATGTGCTGCATTCCGAAGTTCCTCGGCGGCAAAGGAGATATCGCGGCGCTGTTGGATCATCTCGACTATGCGATCAAAAAGTTCGGCCCTGACCACGTCGCGATCGGAACGGACGTCGCCTACACTTCGCGCAACGAGAAGGCGGAGCGAGACAAAATCGGTAAGCGTGCGGATGGGCGCGCACCGAATCTCACCGGTCCGAGATGGGAGCACTTGTGGCCGGCGTTCGAGTTCCGCGAGTCCGCGGAAGGCTCGCTCAGTCTGGCTTGGACCAATTGGCCGCTGTTCACCGTCGGCTTAGTGCAACGAGGGCATTCCGACGACGTGATTCGGAAAGTGCTAGGCGAGAATATGTTGCGGGTCTGGCGCGCGAATCGAGCCGATGCGGCTCCGCATTGA
- a CDS encoding aminotransferase class V-fold PLP-dependent enzyme, with the protein MSIFEEFGIEPIINASGAVTRLGGAPMPQAVLDAFCAAARESVPLDQLQGVASRIIAETTGAEAGIVTSGAAAALTLGTAAILARYDLHRIERLPRCDFPSEFIVAREQRNGYDHAVRAAGATLIEVGFHEPVAGSGVRRCEAWEIEAAIGPETAGIFYVHDAEARPRLAEVVEIAQARNLPVLVDAAGELPPRENLQSILACGADLVAFSGGKAIRGPQAAGILCGRRDLIGSAALQMLDMDDHFALWEPPTNLIDKRLLKGMPRHGIGRALKVSKEQIVALLTALRLFASGDYDRHRIDQRRYLEQVITNLEGLPVCHRLALPTDEQSTPKLEIAIDKARLGRSAFEVCRRLRRGSPPVYVGHSLLEQGTLVIDPLHLDEARTSKLIRRLREELGAEE; encoded by the coding sequence ATGAGCATCTTCGAAGAATTCGGCATCGAGCCGATCATCAACGCTTCCGGCGCCGTAACTCGACTAGGAGGCGCGCCGATGCCGCAAGCGGTGCTCGACGCCTTCTGCGCCGCGGCGCGTGAGAGCGTTCCGCTGGATCAGCTTCAGGGTGTCGCCTCTCGAATCATCGCGGAAACGACCGGCGCCGAGGCGGGGATCGTCACCAGCGGAGCGGCCGCCGCACTCACGCTCGGCACGGCCGCGATCTTGGCGCGATACGATCTGCACCGGATCGAACGGCTGCCCCGGTGTGATTTTCCGAGCGAGTTCATCGTTGCGCGCGAGCAACGCAACGGTTACGACCATGCCGTGCGCGCTGCGGGGGCGACGCTGATCGAGGTCGGCTTCCATGAACCGGTAGCGGGTTCCGGAGTACGACGCTGCGAAGCTTGGGAGATCGAAGCCGCGATCGGACCCGAAACCGCCGGCATCTTCTACGTGCATGACGCCGAGGCCCGACCTCGGTTGGCCGAGGTGGTCGAAATCGCACAGGCCCGTAACTTGCCGGTGCTCGTCGATGCAGCGGGCGAACTTCCGCCGCGCGAGAATCTGCAAAGCATTCTCGCATGCGGTGCCGATCTCGTCGCGTTCAGCGGCGGCAAGGCGATTCGCGGTCCTCAAGCCGCGGGCATCCTCTGCGGACGCCGCGACCTCATCGGCTCGGCGGCTCTCCAGATGCTCGACATGGATGATCATTTCGCCCTCTGGGAGCCTCCGACGAATCTCATCGACAAACGGTTGCTCAAAGGCATGCCGCGACATGGGATCGGGCGCGCTCTCAAGGTTTCAAAGGAGCAAATCGTCGCCCTGTTGACGGCGCTGCGCCTGTTCGCCTCCGGCGACTACGATCGCCATCGAATCGATCAGCGACGTTACCTCGAGCAAGTGATAACGAATCTCGAGGGGCTACCGGTATGCCACCGCCTCGCATTGCCGACCGACGAGCAATCGACTCCGAAGCTCGAAATTGCAATCGACAAAGCACGGCTGGGACGTTCCGCATTCGAAGTATGTCGGCGACTTCGGCGCGGCTCTCCGCCGGTTTACGTCGGCCACTCGCTGCTTGAGCAAGGAACTCTCGTAATCGATCCGCTCCATCTTGATGAGGCGCGCACTTCGAAGCTCATCCGGCGACTGCGGGAAGAACTCGGCGCCGAGGAATAG